The genomic DNA ATGTTGCAATCAAATCTAAAAACTTTCGATGTAATTATTATTGGTGGAGGACATGCTGGAAGTGAAGCTGCATCAGCTTCTTCAAGATTAGGATGTAAAACATTATTATTAACCAAAAGTATGAATGATATTGGTGTTTTATCTTGTAATCCAGCTATTGGTGGTATTGGAAAGAGTCATCTGGTAAAAGAAATTGATGCTTTGGGTGGAATAATGGCTAGAGCAATTGATTTTTCAGGTATTCAGTTTAGGATTTTAAATAGCAAGAAAGGTCCTGCTGTACGTTCTACTCGAGCACAAGCTGATAGATTTCTTTACTCTAAAAATATAGCGCGATTATTAAACAAAGAAGAAAATTTGTTAATACTAGAAGAAGAAATAAAAGATTTAATTGTTAAAAATTATAAAGTAATCGGGGTTTTAACGCAAAGTCAAATAAGTTTTTATTCGAAATCAGTTGTTTTGTCTACAGGTACATTTTTAGGTGGTAAAATACATATAGGTTTAGATAGTTATTCGGCAGGTAGAAAAAATGAAAAAGCTTCTTTAGATTTAGCATGTCGTTTAAGAGAATTACCTTTACGTGTTAATCGATTAAAGACAGGCACTCCTCCTAGAATTGATATCAATACTATTGATTTTAAGAATTTATCTAAACAATATGGAGATAGTCCTACTCCAGTTTTTTCTTTTATAGGAAAGACTTCAGATCATCCTTTACAAATACCGTGTTATCTTACACATACAAATGAAAAAACACATCAAATAATACGTGATAATTTAGATAAAAGTCCACTTTATAAGGGCTTAATAAAAAGTTTAGGACCTCGATATTGTCCTTCTATTGAAGATAAAGTTATGCGTTTCCCCAGCAAAACTTCGCATCAGATTTTTTTAGAGCCTGAAGGTTTATCAAGTTTAAAGATTTATCCTAATGGTATTTCAACTAG from Buchnera aphidicola (Aphis aurantii) includes the following:
- the mnmG gene encoding tRNA uridine-5-carboxymethylaminomethyl(34) synthesis enzyme MnmG, with product MLQSNLKTFDVIIIGGGHAGSEAASASSRLGCKTLLLTKSMNDIGVLSCNPAIGGIGKSHLVKEIDALGGIMARAIDFSGIQFRILNSKKGPAVRSTRAQADRFLYSKNIARLLNKEENLLILEEEIKDLIVKNYKVIGVLTQSQISFYSKSVVLSTGTFLGGKIHIGLDSYSAGRKNEKASLDLACRLRELPLRVNRLKTGTPPRIDINTIDFKNLSKQYGDSPTPVFSFIGKTSDHPLQIPCYLTHTNEKTHQIIRDNLDKSPLYKGLIKSLGPRYCPSIEDKVMRFPSKTSHQIFLEPEGLSSLKIYPNGISTSLPLKVQEQIIKSIKGLEKSKIIDPGYAIEYDFFDPKDLNLTLESKWIKGLFLAGQINGTTGYEEAASQGLLAGLNAGLFALGQKQWFPRRDQAYLGVLIDDLTTQGTSEPYRMFTSRAEYRLILREDNADLRLTEIGRKFGLIDDFRWAYYQSKLNTINSEMKYLKTTKIHPKSSNAKLLNSFLDILLTKETDFFDLLKRPEITYKNLSSLNILRSNTSDFSVINYVENEIKYEGYIKRQLEEINKHLKNENTFLPSQYDYTKVKGLSNEAVAKLNDYKPVSIGQASRISGITPASISVLLIHLKKEAYKKLII